The following are encoded together in the Lactuca sativa cultivar Salinas chromosome 1, Lsat_Salinas_v11, whole genome shotgun sequence genome:
- the LOC111909788 gene encoding toll/interleukin-1 receptor-like protein: MVVLSKFKEGSSSPSNDYKYDVFLSFRGVDTRYGFTDHLHKALLDANISIFFDDEEIETGGDLKPELESAIKASRASIIVLSKNYANSSWCLDELVLILEQRMACNHIVVPIFYHVEPTHIKKQESTFGVAMAEHKHKMVAEINANKRSQWGQKIDRWIQALTEVADIKGENANGR; encoded by the coding sequence ATGGTTGTTCTTTCTAAATTTAAAGAAGGATCATCTTCTCCTAGTAACGATTATAAATATGATGTGTTTTTAAGTTTTCGGGGTGTTGATACTCGATATGGTTTCACTGATCATCTCCATAAGGCCCTCCTTGATGCCAATATCTCCATCTTTTTCGATGATGAAGAGATTGAAACTGGAGGAGATCTGAAACCGGAATTGGAGAGTGCAATTAAAGCATCTAGGGCTTCTATTATTGTGTTGTCCAAAAATTATGCTAATTCTTCATGGTGCCTTGATGAATTGGTATTGATCCTTGAGCAACGTATGGCATGCAACCATATTGTCGTCCCGATTTTTTATCATGTCGAGCCCACCCATATTAAGAAGCAAGAAAGTACCTTTGGAGTTGCAATGGCTGAGCACAAACACAAGATGGTGGCAGAGATAAATGCAAATAAAAGAAGTCAATGGGGTCAAAAGATTGACAGATGGATTCAAGCGCTTACCGAAGTTGCTGATATAAAAGGGGAGAACGCAAATGGCAGGTAA